tgcacctaaatcaaccatttatccgATCATCAAGaatttcaaggagagcggttcaattgttgtgaagaaggcttcagggcgcccaagaaagtccagcaagcgccaggaccgtctcctaaagttgattcagttgcgggatcggggcaccaccagtacagagcttgctcaggaatggcagccggcaggtgtgagtgcatctgcacgcacagtgatgcgaatacttttggaggatggcctggtgtcaagaagggcagcaaagaagccacttctctccaggaaaaacatcagggacagactgatattctgcaaaaggtacagggattggactgctgaggactggggtaaagtcattttctctgatgaatcccctttccgattgtttggggcatctggaaaaatgcttgtccagagaagacaaggtgagcgctacgaTCAGtcttgtgtcatgccaacagtaaagcatcctgagaccattcatgtgtggggttgcttctcagccaagggagtgggctcactcacaattttgcctaagaacacagccatgagtaaagaatggtaccaacacatcttccgagagcaacttctcccttCCATCCAGGAatagtttggtgacgaacaatgccttttccagcacgatggagcaccttgccataaggcaaaagtgacaactaagtggctctgggaacaaaacatcgatcttttgggtccatggccaggaaactccccagaccttaatcccattgagaacttgtggtcaatcctcaagaggctggtggacaaacaaaaacccacaaattctgacaaactccaagcattgattatgcaagaatgggctgccatcagtcaggatgtggcccagaagttaattgacagcatgccagggtggattgcagaggtcttgaaaaagaagggtcaacactgcaaatattgactctttgcatcaacttcatgtaattgtcaataaaagcctttgacacttataaaatgcttgtaattatacttcagtattccatagtaccatctgacaaaaatatctaaagacactgaagcagcaaactttgtggaaattaatatttgtcattctcaaaacttttggccacgactgtacatgcagagatcatccgttcacctactctgcgtctcacaaagacatgacggttggaaccaaaaatctcaaatttggactcagaccaaaggacagatttccactggtctattgtccattgctcgtgtttcttggtccaagcaagtctcttcttattattggtgtcctttagtagtggtttccttgcagcaattcgaccatgaaggcctgattcatgcagtctcctctgaacagttgatgttgagatgtgtctgttacttgaaatttgtgaagcatttattcgggctgcaatctgaggtgcagttaactctaatgaacttaagctctgcgtcttcctttcctgtggtggtcctcatgagagccagtttcatcacagcgcttgatggtttttgcgactgcacttgaagaaactttcaaagttcttgaaatgttcccgcattgactgaccttcatgtcttaaagtaatgatggactgtcgtttctctttgcttatttgagctgttcttgccattatgtggacttttaccaaataggggtatcttctgtataccacccctaccttgtcacaacacaactgattggctcaaacgcattaagaaggaaagaaattccactaatttacttttatcaaggcacacctgttaattgaaatgcattccagatgaccaCCACatgaagctgcttgagagaatgccaagagtgtgcaaagctggcaaagggtggctactttgaagaatctcaaatataaaatatattttgatttgtttaacactgttttggttactacatgattccatatgtgttatttcatagttttgatgtcttcactgttattctacaatgtagaaaattgtcaaaataaaggaaaacccttgaatgagtcggtgtccaaacttttgactggtactctgtgtGTTGTTTGCAGTGAAAAGCCTGCCCTTTCCGCcccagtcctcctcctctccctctcctccatctcctcctcaacTCACTGACGGATCCCACTTCATGTGTGTGTAGAAGTGTCGAGGAGGTGGTTCTGTGAACTGAACTACACTCAGTAAGAGACTTCTGTCCTTACCTACAACCTTTGacctttatcaaatcaaatgttatacgCCGAataccttatagtgaaatgcttacttacaagccctaaccaacaatgcagttttaaaaaatgtagaagacaacaacaaaaaatacgaataacaaataaaagtaacagataattaaatagcagcagtaaaataacaatagcgaggctatatacagtgggtaccggtacagagtcaatgtgagggggcaccagttagttgaggtaattgaggtaatatgtactgtaggtagagttaataacTCTACCCATCAACCCCCTAACCTCAACTTCAGGGTCCAATGCTCAGCCCTCAGAGATCTACCCTCCAATCGACACAGATCTTACCAGCAGGCAACATCACACCAGCCATTTAAACACAGCCATAATTTGTTGTCTAAGCAAAAAGCACTATCTAGTCATGTCAGCATAATCATTTtctcaatattttttttttgcagaaCATTGTGGCTTGTGACCTCTGCTATTTTTGTGTGTGCTCGTCTGTCTCTTCACCTCTTCCCTATCTTTGCACTTATCCCTGCAGCTCAGACATTGACCTTGGTGAGCAGTGACTCATAAGAGATGCCAGCCTGGAGACCCAAGATGGCATCCTACAGAGCCATGATGGCACCAGCCAGCCTGCACAGAGCGTGCCCAGTAGCTCTCTGTATGTATAGAAACAACTgtagccagacagacagaaagagtaGATCCACAGGCCTGCTCGTATTACTTACTGCCTGCCTACACAATAACTGTGATGCAAAATGTTTTCATTCACACAGAGATATCAGAGGACAAGATAGTATTACCAGAGTGAtaattgatgatgatgattattattacaGGTACTATGATGGTCTGTTATTTTGGACATGTTCTGTGAGGATGTCTTGAGTGTCTATGAGCTGAGCACTGCTGTGAAAAGGAGAGGACTGTACAGTTGTAAATAAGAGCACTAGAGGAGTCTCATActgggaagatctcaattgcatactccttgcGTCCTgtctcctcgtctccttctcaaatcccactggaggagaaggtcagaggggaagGATATCTGGCTTTCTCATCTAATgagttttgagaaggagacaagGACCTGAGGACGGGAGGAGTATGCATTTGAGGTCTTCCCACAATCACACACTATTGAGAGGGCGAAGCACCGAATCTACACACACTAAGGCAGTGCTTTACTTTAACCACACGGGGGCGCCATATGCTCTCGTCTTTTTTACTGGTTTTACTCCCATTTAAGTTTTTAACCTGAGGCCCTAAATGTTTAATTTTCCACATATTTTACACCGCACATTCCCTCATTGAAGTTgttaatatatacatatataaaacaTATAGAATGAACTAACTATACAATGGGTTTATACTTCAATAAGGTGCCACCCTATTGCTGCTGATGGACAGAGTTTAAATATTTTATAAAGGTTGTGTTTATTTATGTCGGGAGGATCGGGATCTGGTCGCCGCTGACAACCACACGTAAATGTCCTGGGTTAGAATCGATCTGCttctctgtttttttttttttctacggCTGAGATATATTTAAAGTAAAATATAGAAGAGAGATAAAATAGTTTTATGAGATTAGGGTTGTGTGTTAGAATCTGTCTGGTTGTGTGGTGTcctggacagagagaagagaatagCACATGTATAAGCAATAAGCAGGCGTTTTGTTCCCCCAGGACGTTAAAGTATAATGTACATAAATGTAAAGTTTCATTGTGTAAATGATGTACACCATAGAAAGAGCAGAGCAGAAATTATAAGTCTGAGGTTATTATTATTAGAGTTAATATGAAAAATGTTCATATCTCATCTGTTTTAtatcatgtgaaataaatgttgATGTTCTTAAATGCTGTGGTGGGGGTTTATGTTATGACACAAGCTAcgttattacatttgttttaaacGTTGGGAGATAGAAGGAAGTTCATTTCCAATGCGTCCTGCCGTTTTGGTTTTATCATGTTACAAATATGATTTCCTGATCACTGATAGGATAGAAGCTCTGATGGTGCTGAAGACAAGACATTGACAAACTTTAAAGGTCATGAAGCTCCTTTCTGTGTCCGTTGAGGGACTGGGACTCTGGCCTTCAACTGGAAGTGTAGCCTACAGGCCAATAGCTCATATCCACTTGGTAAAATGAATGATCTCTGCTCTGGACAATGCCACTGTCACACTAGACGCAGCCAATCACTCAGGTCATCGACACAGTAAGGTCAGTCATCTCCATTCTCACCCTCTTTCCCCATCCTTCCACCTTcttcccttccccctccctcctttcatGCTAGACACACATGAGTAGCTATGTTAATGAGGCTCTGAATCTTTTGTGGTCCCGGCTTGTAGCACTCTGTGGATACGTGGGCCTGGTTCCATTCCACTCCTTCCACTAGTTCCTACCCTTTCCATGCCTCCTACCAGATAGTTCCTAATCCCTACCACCTTGATGTATTTAGTAATATAATTTGGATACCCATTAGCTACTCTTCTTGCGCCTGTACTTGGAAGAGTCCTTTACATGTGGTCATGATCTCCTACCTTACTTTTACAACAGAATAAGGCCTGGGGGTCATGAAGAAAAGAAAATATATCTGCTTTGATGAATTTGCATGAAAATTCTAGGCTTTATACAAAAACTTAATTACACATATGCTAGGCCTGCTAATAGGACAGGTATGGTGTTAAGAATTGTCTAGATGTATGACTGAAATGTGTTAATGGGTGATTGACATAATTTAAAGTGAAATGTTAGGGCCAATGTTCTGTTTTCTGGAACACTTTAAAAAACAATTTTTATTGAATAcccaaaacatagaatatacttgcagctcaacaactacaccataccagtcatccaatagactcccattcagagcgacacgcagaagcatccagggtcaatgccctgctcaagggcacttGGACAGGtctcccaccaggccaaaaaacgtgaacccgaaccctccaagatcccccccacagttccccagtAGCTGTCCCTCAACTGTTCAGACCCCCCTCctccaaaggacatcaaggacaactaaaattataacagcaatgccaactgtatatgtttgtgtgcatgtctggcactattacatgtatgtgtgtgtgttattgtaggcgtttatttgaatgagagtgtgtgtatatgcatgtgtacaaacacctgcacagcatcagcctcaggcaaacaggtgttgtgccgaaaattCCCCCCTTCGcgttcttcattgctgcgacttgcttgccagttgagatttctgtttttaactccgttgtcagtttagcctacatttcactgttcttagtagcagaaagcattttgaatgcagttttcggtttggctatttgtttcaagtgtatgtgGCGGTTCTTGCTTGTATGGCGCCCTGGGTGAAACCCCCCGTAAGCGCCCGCCTCCGGGTCCCGCCGCCGTGGCCGGTTGCCCATGTCGCGCGTACATAAATCCGCTACTGATTTGTATTAGTCTATTAGTCTAAGCAAGAAATAAATCTCTTTGCAAAAATTCGTCATccctcccatgtcttattcgactagtatttttgaaagtgtaaggataataattcagccgtagttgttctgaaatgtttatcgCTTGCCAACATTTTACTCCCTCTATGTTTAAtgtaacacacatacattaattattcATTTCGGCTTCCTATCCTGACGTGAAGtgtgttctatagaaagtatttgactctgatgtgtgccacataaagtatttgactctagccacaaaaataaggaaattagaagggaggggggagattttcggcacaacaccagcattagctgtaaaaacactgcccctcagtgtcattcaaacgtaCTTTTTATTGTTTAATTTTGActtatctttgaccatcattctatctcccgcacagcaactccactcccacttgtctccaattccacatcccaaccctccgcttccctcagcccatctatctctgctggcaaCCCTCTACAAagttctacgcaacacatatctttcaactatgctgtgatgtttaacgtacaatgtcaatctatctaatcgaatagaatccacagattgcgagttgaagatcaataattttactaagagtattagtcattgactgacccggtctctctagatctcctaacagtactatttctagggtcaattttagaccAATGATaagcattttcagccattcctgaacctgagaccagaaacaggctacctgagggcaatacctaaacaaatggtctattgattctgtatcttcacaacaaaatctgcagagcttcgatggttttatgccccaaatattcaacattttgttggtgacaagaattctatataataattttagttGAAAAGCACGAGGTCTTGAATCTAGGCTTTAtacaaaaacataattacacaTATGCTAGGCCTGCTAATAGAGTGGAGCCCCGGTATAGTGGTAAGAATTGTTTAGGTTTACCCTAACATTTCACTTTAAATTATGTCAATGTTCTGTTTTCTGGAACACCTTTTTGTAAATATAAAACAAATATAACAATAGTTCTCTGGAACACGTGGAACGGTCCACAATGCGGGGGACTACGTCATGGTTATGCCTCCTCCCCTCGCGTCCCGGTTGAACACTCATGGTGAAGCAGCGCATGCGATTGGGAGAAAGAACCAACTTTGGGGGGGGTAGTAGCCTGCAACACAAAATAGCTTACTAAGAGCTGTGAACATGGCTGCAGTTACAACCAACGGTACCGAACAAGACTCAACACCGGCAAACGAGCAAAATGGAACATTGGCCATGGGAGAGAACGGGAATAATAAGCAGGGCCCTACAGACTCGAAACAGGAACCGGGTGACAACGAGGACGAAACAGAAATGGACGTGAGCAACCGAGACAGCAAAGAGGAGAAGCCTTCAGTCGCACCAGAAGTCGCCAAAGAATCGATTTTACCCACGGAAAACGGCAACAAAGAAGACGAACCGGCCTGTGAACTGTCTGAACCGGTTAAAAGTCCCGTGGAGGGAATCCCTGCGAGCAGCACCGAAACCGGAGAGAGTACCGTGGAGCTGAATCAAGAACAAAGAGAGGAGAGCGTGTCCTCGCCTCCTAGCTCCGACAAGACCAAAAGCGAGGAATCCACGGAGAAAACCGACCACGGTATCAAAAGACGGGCCAGTGTCGAGATCTCCTCCTCGGATGGAGAACCTCTTAGTCGAATGGATTCGGAAGACAGGTCTGTGGATTACTAATACCCAGTCAAATGTTGAATACAAAGCAGCGCAACAATGTTGCCAGCCCACTCCAACAATGATTAAATCTTGATAAGATGTTTACGTTTGTGATCAAGCTACATTGTTACAAGTTGCATTCACTATCCTTGCAATTATGTAGCGTTGTGTGATATTTCCGTACTTTTGTATTTTGCCAAACGACAGTTTAGCATAACAATCGGGTTTGTTTTGCTACAATGCATCAGCACCCAAATGCGCAACGATGCGTTATGGACAGTTGACAACAGACAACATTTGGGTACATGCGTAGTTTTAACCGATAGTTGAATAGGCCTAGATTTGCCTTTAGTTTTCAACGGAGTGGTTCCACGCTGCACGTACACCCGCATCTGGACATGATGTCCATGTATGGCCTGTATTGCCACTTGGCCACCACGATGCTCATTGTGTAATAACGTCGCTACTATGAAACCACGTTTTAAAACGAGACACACCAGCAATAtgaacatttcagacttgattttatCTTATGAACCAATTCAGTGACTTAAGTAAGATCGTCCAAGTTGGCATGTATCCTTGAAACCCGTTTGGTGAAAGTGCCATGAGTAATTTCACAAGTGATGCACTGAGACaaagaataataataatcacacacTAACAAACCAACCAAGAGGCCCCAGCCTTCATGTGAAGAGTGGTGTTTAGCCACAGAGCTACTTCTAACATATCTACACACACCCTTACAGACGTGTCAAGTGTGGTCAACGCAACTCCTCATCGCCTCCTAGTTGGTTTGGCCTCGTGGCTGGGTGACTAGTTACAGGATGTCTGTTGAGATGAGTCCTATACACACAGGTTCTCACCCACACGCACATGagggactcacacacacacacacgtctttctGAGATATTTAGATTTAGTACCCAGAATCCCCCATGCTGTTATGTGAAATGGCCCAGATGGAATTTCCACTGGATCATAAACAAGTGCAGAACGAGAGAGTGAATCGGATCAAAGGTGTTAGGAATGAGTAATGATGTATGCAACTCGCTGCTCAACTCTCTTACGATGCAACTTAGAATAATTTACTCACGGTTGCCGCGGCCCCGCCGAAAAACAGTGAGTTCGCAGATCTGATTCTCCTAACACTATGCAGAATTCCGGTTACGCGTGTGTGTATGCTTTTGAACCTGACTCTTTATGTGCATGTAACAATAGAAGTCAACACACAGACAAAAGCCTGTATGCAAAAGTCCAGTGTAGATATAGGGTCCTATCAGCCATATACTAATACATATAGATTTGCCCCTGTACACGATGTCTGAATATCACTAGAGAGAACTCAATCATTTCACACACCCGATATCCACCCTTCTCCTTTTGCTGCTAAAATAGTGCAATAATTCCCTTTCTGGATCCCAGTAGATTGTCTCAGTCTGTAGCCATAGGACGACCTGTAGCGGGTAGCTAACAAAAGAAACCCAGTTAGCACAAAGGCTGAAGACCCTGTGTTACAACACTTCAGCTCCTGCAGCCCTGTTGTATCTGAAGGAGAGGGGATTCCCCCCTCGGCCCTCTCCCGTCATGGCGCGTTGCTTTGTCTAGCCGGGGCAGAAAGGCTTGTAGTAAGAAAGGAGTGAATGGAGGAGAGAGCTCTGTTGTTTGGGCAGCTGCATGGTCTCAATGTAACTTTTGTTCCCCTGCTGGCACTGAGGACCTCAGGAACAGGGCAGGGGAGCAGCTGGAGGCAGGCAGCCttacgaggtgtgtgtgtgtcactttcTCTTCATTCAGTCCAACGTGGTAGCATTACTGAGTCACTAGTGCACTCTGAGAAGCTTTGTGTGTGAGGACGAAGGGAGATACTTCTATGTCTATAGTGGCATGAGATTAAAATCCGCCATGACACCCTCACATCCCTCCTTGTAGACCAGGCATACTAAACCTCATATGCCCCAGAGAAGTGGCACCGTCTGTAGAAGAGCAGTGTCGGCACATGCTGTAAACGCACTAAATCACCAAGATTTAGTGACTGAGGCTGTCCAAACCTATGACTAGaaccgaccgcaaggcgctacagagggtagtgcatatggcccagtacatcactggggccaaacttcctgccatccaggacctctataccaggcggtgtcagaggaaggccctaaaaatttccaaagacttcagccaccctagttagactgttctctctgctaccacacagcaagagGTACCAgaccgccaagtctaggtccaaaatgctTCTTAACAGCGTCTaccctcccaagccataagactgctgaacagctaattaaATGGCTGTATTGACCCCCTCCccctttttttacgctgctgctactcactgtttatctatgcatagccactttacccctacctacgtgtacatattacctcaattgcctcgactaacctgtactcccgcacattgacttggtaccggtagcccctgtatgtagcctcgttgttgttattttattgtaactCTTGTTTTTTTActctagtttatttagtaaatattttcttaactgcattgttggttaagggcttgtaagtaagcatttcaaggtaaggtctacacctgttaaattctgtgcatgtgactaataacatttgatttgttatGTAGACCTACAGATCTCTGTGCTgaccccatctccctccctctcagtatCAGCAGTACTCTGATGGACATGGAGAGCACAGCGTCCAGCGGGCGCTCCACACCTGCCATGATGAACGGGCACGGCCCTGGCACCGCCACCCCGTCGGTGGGTAAGGGCGTGGCATACACCTGCTGCTGGGACCAGTGCCAGCTCCTCTTTACCACCAGCCCAGACCTGGCTGAGCACATCAGGGGCGTGCACGTGGACGGACAACGGGGAGGGGtatgttttttcttcttttcTATCCTTCACTTCCTAAATCATCTTCTCTGTCCTCCTGCCTGCTCACCATCTTCTATCCCCTTCTTCCGTCACCTTCTAGTTTTATGCCTCCAACTcgtcttctcctcttccccctcttctccaCCACCACAACCCTGTCTTCAAAATATCAATCCCCCTCTTCTCCATCTTGAAGATAATCCAAACATCCTGTGTTAAACTAACTCCAGATGAGAAGTACTGCTGTACGAAGACAGCttgatgttttttctctcttGGAACTTTAGGTTCAGAGAGGGGGCGGGGGTCAGTTTATGGGGGATTGAGTTTCTAGGGGCTTAAGTTAAAAATGGCCATAGACATTTCATATATAAATTCATTCTGCCAACTACTACAATTCTCTAGGATAGTAGGATTTCGTAGGACGTTTAGTTTCTTACATTGCATCTTGGGTAACTCATAAGAGCTAGGTTGTGAGTGACCTGTGAAGAGACGTGTGTTTAACAGTGTTGCTGTCCTCTCGCCAGGTGTTTGTGTGCCTGTGGAAGGGCTGCAAGGTGTACAACACCCCGTCGACCAGTCAGAGCTGGCTCCAGAGACACATGGTCTCACACAGCGGAGACAAACCATTCAAGGTGAGAAACCGCCCTCCTTTCTTCCATTTTCCTGTTCggtctctcgctcgctcactctcccttcactgtcacacacacaacaTCAAAGCACTGACTCTGCAAACCACAtcctcatgtcatatacagtgccttcacaaagtattgATACCCCTtggcttattccacattttgttgtgttacagcctgaattcaaaatggattcaattgttttttcctcacccatctacacactacctcataatgacaaagtgaaaacatgtttttatttatttttgcttatttattgaaaatgaaatacagaaatatctaatttacagaagtattcacacccctgagttaatgcatgttagaatcacctttggcagtgattacagctgtgagtctttctgggtaagtctggaagagctttgcacacctggattgtacaatatttgcacatttttttattcttcaagctctgtcaagttggttgttgctcattgctagacagccattttcaagtctcgccatagattttcaagccaatttatgtcaaaactgtaaccaggccactccagaacattattcaatgtcgtctttgtaagcaactcctgtgtatatttggccttgtgttttaggttactgtcctgctgaagggtgaatttgtctcccagtgtctgttggaaagcagactgaaccaggttttcctctatgatgttgcctgtgcttcgctcttttccgtttatttttatcctaaagaAAAGTCCTagtcgatgacaagcatacccataacatgatgcagccaccaccatgcttgaaaatgtgaAGTGGTACTCGGTaatgtgttgttggatttgccctaaacataacgctttgtattcaagacaaagttaatttctttgctgcattctttgcagttttactttagtgcctttttgcaaacagggtgcatgttttggaattttctgtacaggcttccttcatttcagtctgtcatttaggttagtattgtggagcaactacagtgttgttga
This DNA window, taken from Salvelinus namaycush isolate Seneca chromosome 38, SaNama_1.0, whole genome shotgun sequence, encodes the following:
- the LOC120032213 gene encoding zinc finger protein AEBP2-like, which translates into the protein MAAVTTNGTEQDSTPANEQNGTLAMGENGNNKQGPTDSKQEPGDNEDETEMDVSNRDSKEEKPSVAPEVAKESILPTENGNKEDEPACELSEPVKSPVEGIPASSTETGESTVELNQEQREESVSSPPSSDKTKSEESTEKTDHGIKRRASVEISSSDGEPLSRMDSEDSISSTLMDMESTASSGRSTPAMMNGHGPGTATPSVGKGVAYTCCWDQCQLLFTTSPDLAEHIRGVHVDGQRGGVFVCLWKGCKVYNTPSTSQSWLQRHMVSHSGDKPFKCVVGGCNATFASQGGLARHVPTHFSSQNSNKLANQAKMKEDSPSKAGLNKRRKLKNKRRRSLPRPHDFFDAQTMDAIRHRAICLNLATHIESLGNGHSVVFHSTVIARRKEDSGKVKVLLHWTPEDILPDVWVNESDRPQQKTKVVHLSQLPQETHVLLDPNIYRMFF